TACCGCGTCAACGGCGCCCCGTATTCCATCAAATATTTCTCCCCATTCCTTTTCGTGTTCCTGTAAAGAAACAGCATCCTGCTTGGTCAATTCAGATGAAGCAGCCATTACTGCCTTTTTACCATCTATCCATGGCGAAATAAATGTAGGCAAACCACCACTCACATCTTTACATTGCTGCCCAAGTGTCCTAAATGCTTCCGTAGCCCCTTTGGTCCTTCTGCTGATCTCCATGCTCAAATACCAACCACCAAAGCTTTTGTAATGCCCATATTGCTTCCATACCTCATCAATTACATAGCGATTGGAATCTATTTCATGCTGGAGGTTTCCCGTATCCCAGTATTTACCACTATCATACAAACCGAAGTAAAACTTCATGTTATACTTATCAGCCAGTTGCAAAAACATTTCTACCAAATCCACTGGCGGGCGATAACAGCCAAAGCTGTCTTGCAAGTAAGTTGATGGGTAGGTAATAAAGCGACGGTAGCCGCTTCTAATCATAATTACAGTATCGATCCCCACAGACTTCATGTGCGCAAAATCTCTATCCCATTCTACCCTACCCCAATTTTGAT
This is a stretch of genomic DNA from Candidatus Pedobacter colombiensis. It encodes these proteins:
- a CDS encoding DUF4434 domain-containing protein; the protein is MKITGTFIDEISHDIPHQNWGRVEWDRDFAHMKSVGIDTVIMIRSGYRRFITYPSTYLQDSFGCYRPPVDLVEMFLQLADKYNMKFYFGLYDSGKYWDTGNLQHEIDSNRYVIDEVWKQYGHYKSFGGWYLSMEISRRTKGATEAFRTLGQQCKDVSGGLPTFISPWIDGKKAVMAASSELTKQDAVSLQEHEKEWGEIFDGIRGAVDAVAFQDGHIDYHELDDFFAVNKKIADQYGLQCWTNAESFDRDMPIKFLPIKFEKLRLKLEAAKRAGYDKAITFEFSHFMSPQSAYMQAGHLFNRYKEYLGLTI